A section of the Amycolatopsis sp. AA4 genome encodes:
- a CDS encoding DUF445 family protein, with translation MDLSAVAADLAAHWHVYATMPFIAALIGYLTKRVAIEMMFRPLEFRGLRPFLGWQGVIPANSRRMATTAVDLLTKNLLDPREVFARLDPEEMVAQLEEPLLKAVDEVTREVFETYQPRLWELLPARAQQLLVDRVRAQAPAVVKRLMREVASNVDEVLDVNDMLINAMVRDKSLTCRLIREVAAPEFRFIARSGIGFGFVIGLVQLVAWALTKQPVIMPIFGFVTGFVTDWLALKMIFYPRQPRRFLFFTWQGMFQKRRAQVAADYGALIAEEVLTAGNVLEAVLTGPRADKLFALVTREVQRTVDAQAGLAKPLVALAVGGREYQQMKQAAAEKAIAYLPETVKHVESYATDALDVRNTIVDKMQQLTPLEFEGILRPAFKQDEWKLIAVGAVIGGLVGELQVLLLLH, from the coding sequence ATGGACCTTTCAGCCGTCGCCGCCGACCTGGCCGCGCACTGGCACGTGTACGCGACCATGCCGTTCATCGCGGCGCTGATCGGCTACCTGACCAAACGCGTCGCGATCGAGATGATGTTCCGGCCGCTCGAGTTCCGCGGCCTCCGGCCGTTCCTCGGCTGGCAGGGCGTCATCCCGGCCAACTCGCGGCGGATGGCTACCACCGCGGTCGACCTGCTCACCAAGAATCTCCTCGACCCGCGCGAGGTGTTCGCCCGGCTCGATCCGGAGGAAATGGTCGCGCAGCTGGAAGAACCGCTGCTGAAAGCGGTCGACGAGGTCACCCGCGAAGTCTTCGAGACCTACCAGCCGCGGTTGTGGGAGTTGCTGCCCGCCCGCGCGCAGCAACTGCTGGTGGACCGCGTCCGCGCGCAGGCGCCCGCGGTCGTGAAGCGGCTGATGCGGGAGGTGGCGTCGAATGTGGACGAAGTCCTCGACGTCAACGACATGCTGATCAACGCCATGGTCCGGGACAAATCGCTCACCTGCCGGCTGATCCGCGAGGTCGCCGCGCCCGAATTCCGGTTCATCGCGCGCAGCGGGATCGGCTTCGGATTCGTGATCGGGCTCGTCCAGCTCGTCGCGTGGGCGCTCACGAAACAACCGGTGATCATGCCGATCTTCGGTTTCGTCACGGGCTTCGTCACGGACTGGCTCGCGCTCAAAATGATCTTCTACCCGCGTCAGCCGCGCCGGTTCCTGTTCTTCACCTGGCAGGGCATGTTCCAGAAACGCCGCGCGCAGGTCGCCGCGGACTACGGCGCGTTGATCGCGGAGGAGGTCCTCACCGCGGGGAACGTGCTGGAAGCCGTGCTGACCGGGCCGCGTGCGGACAAGCTGTTCGCACTCGTCACACGGGAGGTCCAGCGGACCGTCGACGCGCAGGCCGGCCTCGCCAAACCGCTGGTCGCGCTCGCGGTCGGCGGGCGCGAGTACCAGCAGATGAAACAGGCGGCCGCGGAGAAGGCCATCGCGTACCTGCCGGAAACCGTCAAGCACGTCGAGAGTTACGCGACCGACGCGCTCGACGTCCGCAACACCATCGTCGACAAGATGCAGCAGCTGACCCCGCTCGAGTTCGAGGGCATTCTCCGCCCGGCGTTCAAACAGGACGAATGGAAACTGATCGCGGTCGGCGCGGTGATCGGCGGGCTGGTCGGCGAACTGCAGGTGCTGCTCCTCCTCCACTGA